The genomic segment TGCGCCCGGTGCCCCCGCACGAGGGCGCGGGGACCGTGGTCGGCGTCGGGCAGGCCCGGCAGCTCGGCCAGGAGGTCGGCGCGCAGGAGGTGGGGCGGCGCCCCGACGGTCTCCCCGCCCGGGTCGCCGTAGCGCGCGAGGACGGCGGGGGCGCCCGTCTCACGGAAGGCCCGCACGAGGGCGACGTGCATGGCCGGGGTCAAGAAGGGCATGTCCCCCAGCGCGAAATTGGCCCCGGCGACTCCCGGGGGCAGGGTCTGCGCCGCGACCCGGAAGGAGCCCAGCAGCCCGCGCCCCGGGTCGGGGTTCACCGCGAAGGCGAAGGGCAGGTCGGCGAGGGCCGCGCGGACGCCCTCCCCCACCTCGCCCGGGGGCAGCACGGCGAGCAGCCCGTCGTGTCCGCCCCCCGCCAGGGCCAGCGCCGCGTGACGCACGAGGGGCACGCCGCCCAGGGGCAGGAGCTGTTTGGGCTTGCCCATCCGGGTGCTGCGCCCCGCCGTGAGCAGGACGCCCCAGACGGGCGGGGGGGGGCCGGGCGTGGACATGGGGCGAGTCTAGCTCCCCCGCGTCCCCGGCCCGCTCCCCCCACCGGGGCCACCCCCACCGGGCACAATGCAGGAGGCTTTACAATTCGTTCGAGCGGTCCCGGTGC from the Deinococcus planocerae genome contains:
- a CDS encoding nucleotidyltransferase family protein, which encodes MSTPGPPPPVWGVLLTAGRSTRMGKPKQLLPLGGVPLVRHAALALAGGGHDGLLAVLPPGEVGEGVRAALADLPFAFAVNPDPGRGLLGSFRVAAQTLPPGVAGANFALGDMPFLTPAMHVALVRAFRETGAPAVLARYGDPGGETVGAPPHLLRADLLAELPGLPDADHGPRALVRGHRAQVVTLTFPAEHLLDVDTPEALAQAEARLAGLPSV